The following are encoded in a window of Jeotgalibacillus aurantiacus genomic DNA:
- the hemQ gene encoding hydrogen peroxide-dependent heme synthase produces the protein MSEAATTLDGWYGLHDFRRIDWTSWKRLSSEERTAAIHEFQQFLKKLHEVQDEDQGSHSFYTIVGQKADFVLFILRPTMEELNELENEFNKLTIADYTIPTYSYVSVVELGSYGSKESDEDPYQNPYVRSRLYPKLPKSKHICFYPMDKKREGDDNWYMLSMEQRKKLMYDHGMIGRQYAGKIKQIISGSVGFDDWEWGVTLYADDVLQFKKIVYEMRFDETSARYGEFGAFYVGNLLEDEDLPKFLHV, from the coding sequence ATGAGTGAAGCTGCAACAACCCTTGACGGCTGGTATGGCCTTCATGATTTCCGTAGAATCGACTGGACGTCCTGGAAGCGTCTTTCAAGTGAGGAACGCACTGCTGCGATCCATGAATTCCAGCAGTTTTTAAAGAAGCTGCATGAGGTTCAGGATGAGGATCAGGGAAGCCATTCTTTTTATACAATTGTTGGCCAGAAGGCTGATTTCGTTCTGTTTATTCTGCGTCCAACAATGGAAGAGCTGAACGAGCTTGAAAATGAATTTAACAAGCTGACAATCGCTGATTATACCATTCCAACGTATTCTTATGTGTCTGTAGTAGAGCTTGGAAGCTACGGCTCAAAGGAATCGGACGAAGACCCGTATCAAAACCCATATGTGCGTTCACGTCTTTATCCTAAGCTTCCTAAATCTAAGCACATCTGCTTCTATCCAATGGATAAAAAGCGTGAAGGTGACGACAACTGGTACATGCTTTCTATGGAACAGCGCAAAAAGCTGATGTACGATCACGGCATGATTGGCCGTCAGTACGCCGGTAAAATCAAGCAGATCATCTCAGGCTCTGTCGGCTTTGATGACTGGGAGTGGGGCGTAACACTATACGCAGATGACGTACTGCAGTTCAAAAAAATCGTTTACGAAATGCGCTTTGACGAAACAAGCGCGCGCTACGGTGAGTTTGGTGCCTTCTATGTAGGAAACCTCCTCGAAGACGAAGATTTACCGAAGTTTTTGCATGTATGA
- the gerQ gene encoding spore coat protein GerQ — protein MQGQTPPPTYYPYYQQTYPQQQQQQMPAVFPREESYIENIFRLNRGKMTTVYMTFENNREWNAKIFKGVIEAAGRDHLILSDPKTNQRYLLPLLYMDYATFDGEINYAYPYNGVTNR, from the coding sequence ATGCAGGGGCAGACGCCTCCCCCTACGTATTATCCTTACTATCAGCAGACGTATCCTCAGCAGCAACAGCAGCAGATGCCAGCTGTCTTTCCAAGAGAAGAATCATACATCGAGAATATTTTCAGGCTAAATCGCGGGAAAATGACGACAGTTTATATGACATTTGAAAATAACCGTGAGTGGAATGCAAAGATTTTTAAAGGTGTGATTGAAGCTGCAGGACGTGATCATCTCATTTTGAGTGACCCAAAAACAAATCAGCGTTATTTATTGCCGCTTCTGTATATGGATTACGCAACGTTTGATGGGGAGATAAACTATGCTTATCCTTATAACGGTGTGACGAACCGGTAA
- a CDS encoding DUF423 domain-containing protein — translation MKLFIIIGAINAFLSVALGAFGAHALEGRVEPKYLDTWNTAVQYQMFHATGILIIGILAGNLQASGLLNAAGWLFLVGIIFFSGSLYILSLTGISVLGAITPIGGVAFLAGWVCLVIAAVKLM, via the coding sequence ATGAAATTATTTATTATAATCGGAGCCATTAATGCTTTCTTATCAGTCGCACTAGGCGCATTCGGGGCACACGCACTTGAAGGCAGAGTAGAGCCGAAATATCTCGACACATGGAATACAGCCGTACAATATCAGATGTTTCATGCAACAGGTATTCTAATCATCGGTATTCTTGCAGGCAACCTGCAGGCATCCGGCCTGTTAAATGCAGCAGGATGGCTGTTCCTCGTGGGCATTATTTTCTTCTCAGGCAGCCTGTATATTTTAAGTCTGACAGGTATCAGCGTGCTTGGCGCCATCACACCAATCGGCGGCGTAGCATTCCTCGCAGGCTGGGTATGCCTGGTCATTGCAGCAGTAAAACTCATGTAA
- a CDS encoding YwdI family protein, giving the protein MSISYDRLLQKIEQEAKKARGTSGARQREYLHSIRTLCDLALEEGVNPVSEPVVQTASYQAPSKPAQLSLQDKPLETEDGSNGDSLFDF; this is encoded by the coding sequence ATGTCAATTTCCTATGACCGGCTTCTCCAGAAGATCGAACAGGAAGCAAAAAAGGCAAGAGGGACAAGCGGAGCAAGGCAGCGTGAATATTTGCACTCCATTCGTACGCTCTGTGATTTGGCATTAGAGGAAGGTGTGAATCCTGTCAGTGAGCCTGTTGTTCAGACGGCTTCCTATCAGGCTCCATCAAAACCCGCTCAGCTCAGTCTTCAGGACAAGCCGCTTGAAACAGAAGACGGCTCAAACGGTGATTCACTTTTCGATTTTTAA